One region of Anaeromyxobacter paludicola genomic DNA includes:
- the cas3 gene encoding CRISPR-associated helicase Cas3': protein MSGFFDYWGKAGAEGEGRVHLLPFHGFDVAAVGAEILDRDTALLPRMAHLSGFRAEDLRSAIPFVLALHDLGKFAEPFQDLMPDLVRELQGPRAARVCAVHHSSLGYQLWRSWATLRPAPDEAQLLCQLHQVELAGGARGHRDLGDLMQPWMAAVLGHHGKPPEEGTLGPGILQAHPAYRSRRDATAFALAARKLLAPAPLRGSEPDFEKQLQRMRRSSWWLAGFAILCDWIGSDTDFFQPQRTEMDLAEYWQRARTSAARAVEHSGLGRSTPRAYAGVEHLFPQIAASPSPLQGAAATIEIGDGPQFYVLEDLTGSGKTEAALILAHRLLDAGRSDGIFFALPTMATANAMHRRVEPLLNKLFKGEPSYLLTHSGPRLTCKDRIALGQRSADDAAGEEEAAATASAWLADGRKKALLAELGVGTIDQALLAALQSKHAAFRLLGLHRHVLVVDEVHACDVYMLRVLCGLLRAHAGLGGSAILLSATLPLEQRRQLARAFAEGAGAHGAELPTSEEYPLLTAWSGDRVQERAVAARNGAPRTLPIVFRRSVAEVVARLTEAARAGRCACWVRNSVADAVEARDLLAAILGEDAVTLFHARFALGDRLRIEDAVLARFGTGGEAAQRCGRVVIATQVIEQSLDVDFDVLVSDLCPIDRLIQRAGRLQRHARADLDRDPPALEVLAPPWSEDPSAGWLSAPFQRTAVVYPDPAVLWRTLRELKNRQQFALPGEARALVEAVFGSDETPAALMPRSGQAVGKQLSQASVAQGAVLCLDLGYLRQGMDWSSEAHTPTRLGEPTVTVRLARAEAAAPWLDGVARHLQWPLSQLSVTRRLVARPSPDEADLVAQLERTQPFVGDDIVTVPLRLQGDGTWTGRAVAERGPPENPREVPVQILYSPVRGLSVIQGA, encoded by the coding sequence GTGAGCGGATTCTTCGATTATTGGGGGAAGGCCGGAGCGGAAGGCGAGGGGCGGGTTCACCTGCTCCCCTTCCACGGGTTCGACGTCGCCGCTGTCGGCGCCGAGATCCTCGATCGGGATACGGCCCTGTTGCCGCGAATGGCCCACCTCTCGGGCTTCCGAGCAGAGGACCTCCGCTCGGCGATCCCCTTCGTCCTCGCGCTGCACGACCTCGGTAAGTTCGCAGAGCCCTTCCAGGATCTGATGCCTGATCTTGTGCGAGAGCTGCAAGGCCCGCGGGCGGCGCGCGTGTGCGCCGTTCACCATTCGAGCCTCGGGTACCAGCTCTGGCGGAGCTGGGCCACGCTGCGACCCGCACCCGACGAGGCGCAACTCCTCTGCCAGCTGCACCAGGTCGAGCTCGCTGGGGGCGCTCGTGGCCACAGGGACTTGGGCGACCTGATGCAGCCCTGGATGGCCGCGGTCCTGGGTCACCACGGCAAGCCGCCGGAAGAGGGCACGCTCGGCCCCGGGATCCTGCAGGCGCACCCGGCTTACCGGAGCCGCCGAGACGCAACGGCCTTCGCGCTGGCAGCGAGGAAGTTGCTCGCGCCCGCACCCCTGCGCGGCTCGGAGCCGGATTTCGAGAAGCAGCTCCAGCGGATGCGCCGCTCTTCTTGGTGGCTCGCCGGCTTCGCCATCCTCTGCGACTGGATCGGCTCCGACACCGACTTCTTCCAGCCGCAGCGGACCGAGATGGACCTGGCCGAGTACTGGCAGCGCGCCAGGACCTCGGCCGCGCGCGCGGTCGAGCACAGCGGGCTGGGCCGAAGCACGCCTCGGGCGTATGCGGGCGTGGAGCACCTCTTCCCGCAGATCGCCGCGAGTCCAAGTCCGTTGCAGGGGGCGGCGGCCACCATAGAGATCGGCGATGGCCCGCAGTTCTACGTTCTCGAGGACCTGACCGGTTCCGGGAAGACGGAGGCCGCGCTCATTCTCGCCCACCGGCTCCTCGACGCCGGCCGAAGCGACGGGATCTTCTTCGCCCTGCCGACCATGGCGACCGCCAACGCGATGCACCGCCGGGTCGAGCCGCTCCTGAACAAGCTCTTCAAGGGGGAGCCGTCCTATCTCCTCACCCACAGCGGCCCTCGCCTGACCTGCAAGGATCGGATCGCGCTCGGTCAGCGCTCGGCAGACGACGCGGCGGGCGAGGAAGAGGCGGCCGCGACCGCCAGCGCCTGGCTCGCGGACGGGAGAAAGAAGGCGCTGTTGGCCGAGCTGGGCGTAGGCACCATCGACCAGGCGCTGCTCGCCGCTCTCCAGAGCAAGCACGCCGCGTTCCGGCTCCTGGGATTGCACCGGCACGTGCTCGTCGTGGACGAGGTCCACGCCTGCGACGTCTACATGCTCCGGGTGCTCTGCGGATTGCTCCGCGCACACGCGGGGCTCGGCGGGAGTGCCATACTCCTCAGCGCCACGCTTCCGCTCGAGCAGCGGAGGCAACTCGCCCGGGCGTTCGCCGAAGGTGCCGGTGCGCACGGGGCGGAGTTGCCGACCAGCGAGGAGTATCCGCTGCTCACCGCCTGGTCCGGGGATCGGGTGCAGGAGCGGGCCGTGGCGGCGCGGAACGGCGCGCCGCGCACGCTCCCGATCGTGTTCCGCCGCTCGGTCGCGGAGGTCGTCGCGCGGCTCACCGAAGCGGCCCGGGCCGGGCGGTGCGCCTGCTGGGTGAGGAACAGCGTGGCGGACGCAGTGGAGGCGCGCGACCTCCTGGCCGCGATCCTGGGCGAAGACGCGGTCACCCTGTTCCACGCGCGCTTCGCCCTCGGGGACCGCCTTCGAATCGAGGACGCCGTCTTGGCCAGGTTCGGGACCGGCGGCGAGGCCGCCCAGCGGTGCGGCCGGGTCGTGATCGCGACGCAGGTGATCGAGCAGTCGCTCGACGTCGACTTCGACGTGCTCGTGTCGGATCTCTGTCCCATCGACCGGCTGATCCAGCGGGCGGGCAGGCTCCAGCGCCACGCCCGAGCGGACCTCGACCGGGATCCGCCGGCCCTCGAGGTCCTCGCCCCGCCCTGGTCCGAAGACCCGTCTGCGGGCTGGCTCTCGGCTCCGTTCCAGCGCACTGCGGTGGTCTACCCCGACCCCGCGGTCCTCTGGCGCACGCTGCGCGAGCTCAAGAATCGCCAACAGTTCGCACTGCCCGGCGAGGCGCGCGCCCTGGTCGAGGCGGTGTTCGGATCCGACGAAACGCCTGCGGCGCTGATGCCCAGATCCGGCCAGGCCGTGGGGAAGCAGCTTTCCCAGGCTTCAGTCGCACAAGGGGCGGTCCTGTGCCTCGACCTCGGGTACCTGCGTCAGGGGATGGACTGGTCGAGCGAGGCCCACACGCCCACCCGCCTCGGGGAGCCGACCGTGACCGTGCGCCTCGCCCGGGCCGAAGCGGCCGCGCCCTGGCTCGATGGCGTGGCGCGACATCTCCAGTGGCCCTTGAGCCAGTTGAGCGTCACACGGCGGCTCGTCGCGCGTCCATCTCCGGATGAAGCCGACCTCGTTGCGCAGCTCGAGCGGACCCAGCCGTTCGTGGGCGATGACATCGTGACGGTGCCGCTGCGGCTTCAGGGGGATGGCACCTGGACAGGACGCGCGGTGGCCGAGAGAGGCCCGCCCGAGAACCCCCGCGAAGTCCCCGTCCAGATCCTCTACTCGCCCGTTCGCGGGCTGTCGGTCATCCAAGGAGCGTGA
- the cas6e gene encoding type I-E CRISPR-associated protein Cas6/Cse3/CasE — protein sequence MFLSRVELDARAAEHEEFWREVSSPYGSHQAIWKLLSRSADQKRDFLYRAEESSRQPTFLVLSAAPPAAHGNGMWRVESKEFAPALKEGQRLAFRLRASPVVRRGKRVPERKNRKVQRHDVVMDLAKRLESEGRPVPPEPVLVGEAGTAWLISQGERAGFKLATTTIEELADDGLFENRERPSLRVGGYRQHRILRRGEQPVRFSTLDFEGVLEVTNPAAFLARVAQGFGPQKAFGCGLMLLRRA from the coding sequence ATGTTCCTGAGCAGGGTTGAGCTGGACGCGCGCGCGGCGGAGCACGAGGAGTTCTGGCGCGAGGTGTCGAGTCCCTACGGCTCGCACCAGGCTATTTGGAAGCTCTTGTCGCGCTCGGCCGATCAGAAGCGGGACTTCCTCTACCGGGCCGAGGAGTCCTCGCGGCAGCCCACCTTCCTCGTCCTCTCGGCCGCGCCCCCCGCCGCCCACGGGAACGGGATGTGGCGGGTCGAGTCGAAGGAGTTCGCACCTGCGCTGAAGGAAGGGCAGCGGCTCGCGTTCAGGCTCCGAGCGAGCCCGGTAGTGCGCAGAGGCAAGCGCGTTCCGGAGAGGAAGAACCGGAAGGTCCAACGGCACGACGTGGTCATGGATCTCGCCAAGCGCCTCGAGTCCGAGGGGCGACCGGTCCCGCCGGAGCCGGTGCTGGTTGGCGAAGCGGGCACCGCTTGGCTGATCTCCCAGGGCGAGCGCGCCGGGTTCAAGCTCGCCACGACGACCATCGAGGAGCTCGCGGACGATGGGCTTTTCGAGAACCGCGAGCGGCCCTCCCTGCGGGTCGGCGGGTACCGGCAGCACCGGATCCTGCGACGCGGCGAGCAGCCGGTTCGCTTCAGCACCCTCGACTTCGAAGGTGTACTGGAAGTGACCAATCCGGCAGCGTTCCTCGCGAGAGTGGCCCAAGGGTTCGGACCCCAGAAGGCCTTCGGCTGCGGGTTGATGCTGCTCCGGAGGGCGTGA
- a CDS encoding zinc-dependent alcohol dehydrogenase family protein, producing the protein MRATIMYGAGDVRVENVPDPTLVEPTDAILRVVRACICGSDLWPYNDMPKNERGQSMGHEAIGVVEAVGRDVRAVKRGQVVVMPFAISDGTCEFCREKLPTACVHVGFVGNRGLNGAQAQALRIPFADGTLYPLDVTENDARMPSLLTLSDVMGTGHHAAVVARVAPGKRVAVVGDGAVGLCGVIAAKRIGAEQIIILGHRPDRLALARELGATDAVTERGPEAVERVRQLTGGHGAHSVLECVGTGDATSTAVEIARPGGAVGRVGVPHYEATPGALPTFYKNVTVGGGPAPVRAYIDELLPDVLEGRINPGRVFDRTVSLDGVPDGYRAMNAREAIKVMVTPE; encoded by the coding sequence ATGCGCGCAACGATCATGTACGGCGCCGGCGATGTCCGCGTCGAGAACGTCCCCGATCCCACCCTCGTCGAGCCGACGGACGCCATCCTTCGCGTGGTCCGCGCCTGCATCTGCGGCAGCGACCTTTGGCCGTACAACGACATGCCGAAGAACGAGCGAGGCCAGAGCATGGGCCACGAGGCCATCGGCGTGGTGGAGGCGGTCGGAAGGGACGTTCGCGCCGTCAAGCGCGGTCAGGTCGTGGTGATGCCATTCGCGATCTCCGACGGCACCTGCGAGTTCTGCCGGGAGAAGCTGCCGACCGCATGCGTTCACGTCGGGTTCGTCGGGAACAGGGGTCTGAACGGCGCGCAGGCGCAGGCGCTCCGGATCCCGTTCGCCGACGGGACCCTCTACCCGCTCGACGTCACCGAGAACGACGCGCGGATGCCTTCGCTCCTCACCCTGTCCGACGTGATGGGCACCGGCCACCACGCCGCGGTCGTTGCGCGCGTCGCGCCGGGGAAGCGCGTCGCCGTCGTCGGCGACGGCGCGGTCGGCCTGTGCGGTGTCATCGCCGCGAAGCGTATCGGCGCCGAGCAGATCATCATCCTGGGCCACCGACCCGACCGTCTGGCGCTCGCGCGTGAGCTCGGCGCGACCGACGCCGTCACGGAACGCGGACCTGAGGCCGTCGAGCGCGTCCGGCAGCTCACCGGCGGCCACGGCGCGCACTCGGTGCTCGAGTGCGTCGGCACCGGCGATGCCACCTCGACGGCGGTCGAGATCGCTCGCCCCGGGGGAGCCGTCGGCCGCGTCGGGGTGCCGCATTACGAGGCCACCCCCGGCGCCCTGCCGACCTTCTACAAGAACGTGACCGTCGGCGGCGGGCCGGCTCCCGTCCGCGCCTACATCGACGAGCTGCTGCCGGACGTCCTCGAGGGGCGGATCAACCCGGGACGCGTCTTCGACCGCACCGTGTCGCTCGACGGAGTGCCGGATGGCTACCGCGCGATGAACGCGCGAGAGGCGATCAAGGTGATGGTCACGCCCGAATGA
- the cas7e gene encoding type I-E CRISPR-associated protein Cas7/Cse4/CasC, with protein sequence MPTTFVQLHFLTPYAPSNLNRDDLGRPKTALFGGSQRLRVSSQSLKRAWRTSDAFAAELSEHLGIRTKRFGELVLPVLTRGLGEKQASKVASQLAEVFGAVKDSGLRTEQLAHISPDEKRELESLAAKLAEEKRAPTEEELEGLLGLSGGAADIALFGRMLAAKAKFNVEAACQVAHALSIHKVALEDDYFTAVDDLKGAEEDAGAGHVGTQEFASAVLYHYVCIDRNLLSENFGGDEALVTRTLRALGEACLTVAPNGKQNSFAARSRAHFALAEKGPAQPRSLASAFLRPVTGDDLLASGVAALQQTRAQLDRVYGDAASSCSFDVAAGEGTKSALLDFLSTP encoded by the coding sequence ATGCCCACCACCTTCGTCCAGCTCCACTTCCTCACCCCCTACGCGCCGTCCAACCTGAACCGCGACGACCTCGGCCGGCCCAAGACCGCGCTGTTCGGCGGCAGCCAGCGGCTCCGTGTGAGCTCGCAGAGCCTCAAGCGCGCCTGGCGCACCTCCGATGCGTTTGCGGCGGAGCTGTCCGAGCATCTCGGCATCCGCACCAAGCGGTTCGGGGAGCTGGTGCTTCCGGTCCTCACGAGGGGGCTCGGCGAGAAGCAGGCCTCCAAGGTGGCGAGCCAGCTCGCCGAAGTGTTTGGCGCGGTGAAGGATTCGGGGCTCCGCACCGAGCAGCTCGCCCACATCAGCCCGGACGAGAAGAGGGAGCTCGAGTCGCTCGCCGCGAAGTTGGCCGAGGAGAAGCGCGCGCCGACCGAGGAGGAGCTGGAAGGGTTGCTCGGGCTGAGCGGAGGCGCCGCCGACATCGCGCTCTTCGGCCGGATGCTCGCTGCCAAGGCCAAGTTCAACGTCGAGGCGGCTTGCCAGGTCGCGCACGCCCTCTCGATCCACAAGGTCGCGCTGGAGGACGACTACTTCACAGCGGTGGACGACCTCAAGGGCGCGGAGGAGGACGCCGGCGCGGGCCACGTGGGCACGCAGGAGTTCGCCTCGGCGGTGCTGTACCACTACGTCTGCATCGACAGGAACCTCCTCTCCGAGAATTTCGGGGGCGACGAGGCGCTGGTCACGCGGACGCTGCGCGCGCTCGGCGAGGCGTGCCTCACGGTGGCGCCGAATGGGAAGCAGAACAGCTTCGCCGCGCGCTCGCGGGCGCACTTCGCTCTTGCGGAGAAGGGGCCCGCCCAGCCGCGCTCTCTGGCCTCCGCCTTCCTCCGGCCGGTCACGGGTGACGACCTGCTCGCTTCCGGCGTGGCGGCCCTGCAGCAGACGCGGGCGCAGCTCGATCGCGTCTACGGTGACGCGGCGAGCTCCTGCTCCTTCGACGTCGCGGCGGGTGAGGGCACCAAGTCCGCGCTGCTCGACTTCCTGTCGACCCCCTGA
- a CDS encoding NADPH-dependent F420 reductase: MKIAVIGTGMVGRALAGRLGGLGHDVVVGTRHVDQTLQRTERDAMGTPPYREWQRAHPAVRLATFPEAGAHGELVVNATAGAVSLSALEAVGKTHLAGKVLLDLAVPLDLSHGMPPRLLFANTDSLGEQIQRAFPDARVVKTLNTVFTEVMIDPRRVPGQHNIFVAGEDAAAKLTVEGLLRELGWPKEAIIDLGGIQTARGTEMYMQLYFILAEKFGFDFNMAVVRAP, from the coding sequence ATGAAGATTGCAGTCATCGGAACGGGCATGGTCGGCCGCGCGCTCGCGGGCCGGCTGGGGGGCCTCGGACATGACGTCGTCGTGGGCACGCGACACGTGGACCAAACGCTACAGCGCACCGAACGGGACGCGATGGGAACCCCGCCATACAGGGAGTGGCAGCGAGCCCACCCCGCAGTGCGACTGGCGACCTTTCCGGAAGCAGGCGCGCACGGCGAACTCGTGGTGAACGCGACGGCAGGCGCCGTGTCCTTGTCCGCGCTCGAGGCGGTCGGCAAGACCCACCTGGCCGGCAAGGTCCTCCTCGATCTCGCCGTCCCTCTGGACCTCTCGCACGGCATGCCGCCGCGACTGCTCTTCGCGAACACCGACAGTCTCGGTGAACAGATCCAGCGGGCCTTCCCCGATGCCCGCGTCGTCAAGACGCTGAACACCGTCTTCACGGAGGTGATGATCGACCCCAGACGTGTGCCCGGACAGCACAACATCTTCGTCGCCGGCGAGGATGCCGCAGCCAAGCTGACCGTCGAAGGCCTGCTGCGCGAGCTCGGCTGGCCCAAGGAGGCGATCATCGATCTCGGGGGCATCCAGACCGCTCGCGGGACGGAGATGTACATGCAACTGTACTTCATCCTCGCAGAAAAGTTCGGCTTCGACTTCAACATGGCAGTCGTTCGCGCACCCTGA
- the casA gene encoding type I-E CRISPR-associated protein Cse1/CasA → MAYNLIDERWIPVLRRSGKVEMISPAQVVEREDPPLRIASPRPDFDGALLEFLIGLLQTAGAPATEREWEDALESPPGVGQLKSRLDAVRGAFFLDGDGPRFMQDLTVAQDPRVARLPIGALLIDRIGEEGLSDSPTLFAKPGLFDSLSLPAAAASLMALQTYAPAGGRGQFTSLRGGGPLTTLILGETLWATAWLNVLPRREFEARVPGDATLTSDAAIFPWMEKTRRGDTPPSSVHPLQHLWGLPRRCRLEIAQSDEEPCAVYGAQAGPAVRGYVGRPEGMSYDGDYRHPWTPYSYSKPGEPWNPKKGSADGLPYRDWPLLVTGSEKRRPATVVSYFASTHRRALLGGVARLVAFGYAMDNMKPLRWCRAETPLVTVDEQLAPMFSGQVEKLVEASEEVRKTLAAQVRAALSDRPADLDVFDQVNPAFWSATEPAFFRTVHAVKAELEAGKTADEPKQAWLSSLHDSALALFDRFTGSSADLAAPDLRRVVLARHSLIHFTSPDATKLRKLLGLSTPNEPTPKAPRGKSASRRPTQESV, encoded by the coding sequence GTGGCCTACAACCTGATCGACGAGCGCTGGATCCCCGTGCTCCGTCGCAGCGGCAAGGTGGAGATGATCTCGCCCGCCCAGGTGGTCGAGAGGGAGGACCCTCCGCTCCGCATCGCCAGCCCTCGGCCGGACTTCGATGGGGCGCTCCTCGAGTTTCTCATCGGCCTCTTGCAGACCGCGGGCGCGCCAGCGACCGAGCGCGAATGGGAAGACGCGCTCGAGAGCCCGCCCGGCGTGGGCCAGCTCAAGAGCAGGCTGGACGCCGTCCGGGGGGCGTTCTTCCTCGACGGGGACGGGCCGAGATTCATGCAGGATCTTACTGTCGCGCAAGACCCCCGGGTCGCTCGGCTCCCTATCGGCGCGCTCCTCATCGACAGGATCGGAGAGGAAGGGCTCAGCGACTCCCCGACGCTCTTCGCCAAGCCAGGCTTGTTCGACTCCCTGAGCCTTCCAGCAGCTGCGGCCAGCCTCATGGCGCTACAGACCTACGCCCCGGCGGGCGGAAGGGGGCAGTTCACCTCGCTGCGAGGGGGCGGCCCTCTCACGACGCTGATACTCGGGGAGACCCTCTGGGCGACAGCGTGGCTCAACGTGCTGCCGAGGCGCGAGTTCGAGGCTCGTGTTCCGGGAGATGCGACGCTCACGTCGGACGCGGCCATCTTCCCTTGGATGGAGAAGACGCGCCGGGGCGATACGCCGCCGAGCAGCGTTCATCCCCTTCAGCACTTGTGGGGACTGCCACGCCGCTGCCGCCTGGAGATCGCCCAGTCGGACGAGGAGCCATGCGCCGTCTACGGCGCACAGGCCGGCCCGGCAGTCCGAGGCTACGTCGGCCGGCCAGAGGGGATGAGTTACGACGGGGACTACCGCCATCCGTGGACGCCGTACTCCTACAGTAAGCCGGGCGAGCCCTGGAATCCGAAGAAGGGAAGCGCCGACGGTCTGCCGTACCGCGACTGGCCCCTGCTCGTCACTGGGAGCGAGAAGCGCCGTCCGGCAACAGTCGTCAGCTACTTCGCCTCGACTCACCGTCGCGCGTTACTCGGCGGCGTCGCGCGACTCGTGGCGTTCGGATACGCGATGGACAACATGAAGCCGCTGCGCTGGTGCCGAGCAGAGACCCCGCTCGTCACCGTCGATGAGCAGCTCGCGCCAATGTTCTCCGGGCAGGTGGAGAAACTCGTTGAGGCGAGCGAGGAGGTCCGGAAGACCCTGGCGGCGCAGGTGCGCGCCGCCCTGAGCGATCGACCGGCGGACCTCGACGTCTTCGACCAGGTGAACCCGGCCTTCTGGTCCGCCACCGAACCTGCCTTCTTCCGGACGGTACATGCGGTCAAGGCGGAGCTCGAGGCGGGGAAGACTGCCGACGAGCCGAAACAGGCCTGGCTGTCGAGCTTGCACGACTCCGCCCTCGCCCTGTTTGACCGCTTCACCGGCTCCTCGGCGGACCTCGCGGCTCCCGACCTTCGGCGGGTCGTGCTTGCCCGGCACAGCCTGATCCACTTCACGAGCCCGGACGCGACGAAGCTGCGAAAGCTGCTCGGGCTCTCCACCCCGAACGAACCTACCCCGAAGGCGCCGCGCGGGAAGAGCGCGAGCCGTCGCCCCACCCAGGAGAGCGTCTGA
- a CDS encoding LysR family transcriptional regulator encodes MNTVPFVPLQTFLAVARLRSFSAAARELGVTRSAVSHAVQQLEGQLRVPLLSRTTRSVSVTEAGRRLVESAGPAIGEVLTALGEASAKPGEAVGRLRLSVPQAALPFVIDPVVPTLRERHPRVEVEVVVEQRLVDIVAEGYDAGVRLTEAIERDMVQVRLTDPFRFLVVGSPEYLSRRGTPQRPQDLLRHECINLRSPTTGALYAWELERGRKSWRVPVRGGIVTTDEKVALSMASGGAGLAYAFEPVAREHLQSGRLVPVLEEYAATVPGYFLYFPSRAQRSAPLRLFVEAARELAVRQAK; translated from the coding sequence ATGAACACCGTCCCGTTCGTCCCGCTGCAGACGTTCCTGGCCGTGGCGCGGTTGCGGAGCTTCAGTGCCGCCGCGCGCGAGCTGGGCGTGACGCGCTCCGCCGTGAGCCACGCCGTCCAGCAACTCGAGGGTCAGCTTCGCGTGCCGCTGTTGAGCCGGACGACGAGGAGCGTCTCGGTGACGGAGGCGGGCCGGCGTCTGGTGGAGAGCGCGGGGCCGGCGATCGGGGAGGTCCTGACCGCGCTCGGCGAGGCCTCCGCGAAGCCCGGCGAGGCCGTCGGGCGCCTGCGGCTGTCGGTGCCGCAGGCGGCGCTTCCGTTCGTCATCGACCCAGTGGTCCCGACCCTCCGCGAGCGTCACCCGCGCGTCGAGGTCGAGGTCGTCGTCGAACAGCGCCTCGTCGACATCGTAGCCGAAGGCTACGACGCCGGTGTGCGGCTCACCGAGGCGATCGAGCGCGACATGGTCCAGGTGCGCCTGACGGATCCGTTCCGGTTCCTCGTGGTGGGCTCGCCCGAGTACCTGTCGCGACGCGGCACCCCGCAGCGTCCACAGGACCTGCTGCGTCACGAGTGCATCAACCTGCGATCGCCGACGACGGGCGCGCTCTATGCCTGGGAGCTCGAGAGGGGTCGCAAGTCGTGGCGCGTCCCGGTGCGCGGTGGGATCGTCACCACCGATGAGAAGGTCGCCCTCTCCATGGCGTCGGGAGGAGCGGGGTTGGCGTATGCGTTCGAGCCGGTCGCGAGGGAGCACCTGCAAAGCGGTCGCCTGGTGCCCGTCCTCGAGGAGTACGCAGCGACGGTCCCCGGGTACTTCCTCTACTTTCCCAGTCGTGCACAGCGGTCGGCACCCCTGCGGCTCTTTGTCGAGGCGGCCCGCGAGCTCGCCGTGCGACAGGCGAAGTGA
- the casB gene encoding type I-E CRISPR-associated protein Cse2/CasB, protein MSEQQAASTPEEQRSTLWRWWKSLDEDRAGRAELRRCGTPAEVAFAPAYHALLRRLGSRLGEDDARRVAAVAAILAHVEREPTQEVSLARQMGTPKAEGQGPVIGDSHFRHILREEDPEVIMREVIRVVRQLDRCAAVDRLFKDLMSWNERTRVRWAQDFYEAAPLTEKK, encoded by the coding sequence ATGAGTGAACAGCAGGCTGCATCTACACCCGAGGAGCAGCGCTCGACCCTCTGGCGGTGGTGGAAGTCCCTCGACGAGGACCGCGCCGGACGCGCCGAGCTGCGGCGCTGCGGCACCCCGGCTGAAGTGGCATTCGCGCCCGCCTACCACGCACTGCTGCGCCGCCTCGGCTCGCGCCTCGGCGAGGACGACGCGCGCCGGGTGGCAGCCGTGGCCGCGATCCTGGCGCACGTGGAACGAGAGCCGACCCAGGAGGTCTCGCTGGCTCGCCAGATGGGAACCCCCAAGGCCGAGGGGCAAGGGCCGGTGATCGGCGACAGCCACTTCCGCCACATCCTGCGCGAGGAGGATCCGGAGGTGATCATGCGTGAGGTCATCCGGGTGGTCCGCCAGCTCGACCGGTGTGCCGCGGTCGACCGGCTCTTCAAGGACCTCATGAGCTGGAACGAGCGCACCCGAGTCCGCTGGGCGCAGGACTTCTATGAGGCCGCGCCGCTGACCGAGAAGAAGTGA
- the cas5e gene encoding type I-E CRISPR-associated protein Cas5/CasD: protein MPSFLCFRLHGPLASWGEIAVGERRPSAPHPSRSAVLGILAAALGVRRDDSDAWGSLDAGIGFASRTEAPGQLLVDFHTAQGPGEKLLRADEREARKRKAPWHRPATRKEELAFARADLDTLLSSRQYRLDALWTVALWAKEGAALPWSIDAMRDALRRPTFVPYLGRKSCPLDVPLEPQVVEAPDPVTAIASAGFGTDELLAMVIAGGRGSATVQWEGAWPGLAPEQTVRRRDRVLSRSRWQFTEREEHQKAWSAAPEKGNHVPEQG from the coding sequence ATGCCATCGTTCCTCTGTTTCCGCCTGCACGGGCCGCTCGCCTCCTGGGGAGAGATCGCCGTTGGCGAGCGACGCCCATCCGCGCCGCACCCCTCCCGGTCCGCCGTGCTCGGGATATTGGCGGCGGCGCTCGGGGTGCGCCGAGATGACTCGGACGCCTGGGGATCCCTCGACGCGGGGATCGGCTTCGCGTCCCGGACCGAGGCGCCGGGCCAGTTGCTCGTCGACTTCCACACCGCCCAGGGGCCCGGCGAGAAGCTGCTCCGGGCCGATGAGCGAGAGGCCAGGAAGCGAAAGGCCCCGTGGCACCGCCCCGCCACGAGGAAGGAAGAGCTCGCCTTCGCCCGCGCCGACCTCGACACGTTGCTGAGCAGTCGCCAGTACCGGCTGGATGCGCTCTGGACGGTGGCCCTCTGGGCGAAGGAGGGCGCTGCGCTACCCTGGTCGATCGACGCGATGAGGGATGCTTTGCGCCGCCCGACGTTCGTCCCGTACCTGGGTCGGAAGAGCTGCCCGCTCGACGTACCTCTGGAGCCGCAAGTCGTGGAGGCGCCGGATCCGGTGACTGCGATCGCCTCGGCCGGGTTCGGGACGGACGAGCTGCTGGCTATGGTGATCGCCGGCGGGCGCGGAAGCGCCACGGTGCAGTGGGAGGGCGCCTGGCCGGGCCTCGCCCCTGAGCAGACGGTCCGGCGCCGTGACCGGGTGCTGAGCAGGAGCCGCTGGCAGTTCACGGAGCGGGAGGAGCACCAGAAGGCGTGGAGCGCCGCGCCCGAGAAAGGAAATCATGTTCCTGAGCAGGGTTGA